A section of the Candidatus Latescibacterota bacterium genome encodes:
- the rpmF gene encoding 50S ribosomal protein L32 codes for MALPKKRKSRSRSRMTRAVWLASARTPTLVRCSHCGQMKPSHQVCPDCGWYAGRQVQTVESD; via the coding sequence ATGGCTCTTCCCAAGAAGCGCAAGTCCCGCTCGCGCTCGCGCATGACCCGTGCGGTCTGGCTCGCCTCGGCGCGCACGCCGACCCTGGTGCGCTGCAGCCACTGCGGTCAGATGAAGCCCAGCCACCAGGTCTGCCCGGACTGCGGCTGGTACGCCGGCCGCCAGGTGCAAACGGTCGAGTCGGACTGA
- the plsX gene encoding phosphate acyltransferase PlsX: MKLALDVMGGDHGPPVLVRGALKARRELDAAPELRLYGDADAIRVVLAEEGEGPDSFEIVHTTESIAMSESPASAVRKKKDSPIVRGMLDLKAGEVGGIVSAGSTGAMVAGAMFHVGRLPGVLRPAIATWFPSKQGGCVVLDVGANSENKPEHLAQFGVMGRLFAEAVLRREKPRVGLLNIGEESSKGSELYVKAHELLAAAPVNFVGNVEGADILAGEADVVVCDGFTGNVVLKLAESMVGYTTRLLMGHMKESVLGTLRGKLGALLMKDGLRRGQQRIRKDLDYAEHGGAPLMGVGGAVIISHGKSNELAIMNAVRTAARFQELHTAQRMEALLGQSQRQSQGESLGA, from the coding sequence GTGAAGCTCGCCTTGGATGTGATGGGAGGCGACCACGGGCCTCCCGTTCTCGTACGCGGCGCGCTCAAGGCCCGGCGCGAGCTCGATGCGGCGCCCGAGCTGCGCCTCTACGGCGACGCCGACGCGATCCGTGTGGTGCTCGCCGAAGAGGGCGAAGGCCCGGACAGCTTCGAGATCGTGCACACCACCGAGTCCATCGCGATGAGCGAGTCGCCGGCCTCGGCGGTGCGCAAGAAGAAGGACTCGCCGATCGTCCGCGGCATGCTCGATCTGAAGGCGGGCGAGGTGGGCGGCATCGTCAGCGCCGGCTCCACCGGCGCCATGGTGGCCGGCGCGATGTTCCACGTGGGGCGCCTGCCCGGCGTGCTGCGTCCGGCCATCGCCACCTGGTTTCCCAGCAAGCAGGGCGGCTGCGTCGTCCTCGACGTGGGCGCGAACTCCGAGAACAAGCCCGAGCATCTCGCCCAGTTCGGCGTGATGGGCCGCCTCTTCGCCGAGGCGGTGCTGCGCCGCGAGAAGCCACGCGTGGGCCTGCTCAACATCGGCGAGGAGAGCAGCAAGGGCAGCGAGCTCTACGTCAAGGCGCACGAGCTGCTGGCCGCCGCGCCCGTGAACTTCGTGGGCAACGTGGAGGGCGCGGACATCCTCGCCGGCGAGGCCGACGTGGTGGTCTGCGACGGCTTCACGGGCAACGTCGTGCTGAAGCTGGCCGAGAGCATGGTCGGCTACACCACCCGGCTGCTGATGGGACACATGAAGGAGAGCGTCCTCGGGACGCTGCGCGGCAAGCTCGGCGCGCTGCTCATGAAGGACGGCCTGCGCCGCGGCCAGCAGCGGATCCGCAAGGACCTCGACTACGCCGAGCACGGCGGCGCACCGCTGATGGGCGTGGGCGGCGCCGTGATCATCAGCCACGGCAAGAGCAACGAGCTCGCGATCATGAACGCCGTGCGCACGGCGGCGCGCTTCCAGGAGCTGCACACCGCCCAGCGCATGGAGGCGCTGCTGGGCCAGTCGCAGCGCCAGTCGCAGGGGGAAAGTCTTGGCGCCTAG
- a CDS encoding YigZ family protein: protein MHPDAYAILAGGASAEARIKGSRFLALCAPVVDEAAAHALRERTAAGHPDASHLCWALRLGRPESARALNSDDGEPGGSAGAPIARALESAGVSDALCMVLRWFGGTKLGVGGLVRAYGGVAREALAAAPRDERLALLLLEGSFDYAHEGALRALLAAGEGRVVTQRRDARVHWRLALPPSALGDFNAKAADLVRGPSPFTQLEEDGTSL, encoded by the coding sequence ATGCACCCGGACGCCTACGCCATTCTCGCCGGCGGCGCCAGCGCCGAAGCCAGGATCAAGGGCTCGCGCTTCCTGGCCCTCTGCGCGCCCGTCGTCGACGAGGCCGCCGCCCACGCCCTGCGCGAACGCACGGCGGCCGGGCATCCGGACGCCAGTCACCTCTGCTGGGCGCTGCGCCTGGGACGTCCGGAGAGCGCCCGCGCGCTCAACAGCGACGACGGCGAACCCGGCGGCAGCGCCGGGGCGCCCATCGCCCGCGCGCTCGAGAGCGCCGGCGTCTCGGACGCGCTCTGCATGGTGCTGCGCTGGTTCGGCGGCACGAAGCTCGGTGTCGGCGGACTGGTGCGCGCCTACGGCGGCGTCGCCCGCGAGGCGCTGGCCGCCGCGCCGCGCGACGAGCGGCTGGCGCTGCTGCTGCTCGAGGGGAGCTTCGACTACGCCCACGAGGGCGCGCTGCGGGCGCTGCTCGCGGCGGGGGAGGGACGGGTCGTCACCCAGCGGCGCGACGCGCGCGTGCACTGGCGGCTGGCCCTGCCGCCATCGGCGCTGGGAGACTTCAACGCAAAGGCCGCGGATCTCGTCCGCGGCCCTTCGCCGTTCACGCAGCTCGAGGAGGACGGGACCTCACTGTAG
- a CDS encoding ketoacyl-ACP synthase III: protein MAPRPSVRLVGTGHAVPERVLTNDDLSRIVDTSDEWITTRTGIKRRHIAADHENNSDFAAEACRRALAEAGCDAADVDYLFVGTVTGDLIFPSTACIVQAKIGAEGAAAWDLSAACSGFLFGIEQATALLASGRGKRALVVGSEVLSRLTNWKDRSTCVLFGDGAGAVLLEAGEPDGRGVLATFSRSDGRLTELLNAPEGGSASPPTAEVIAARTNKIHMKGNEVFKHAVRNMGAAAMAVLEDAGVAAEEVALFIPHQANTRIIDAIASRLDIPSERVYVNIQDYGNTSAASIPIALDEARRNGRVKAGDLVLMAAFGGGLTWGAALVRL, encoded by the coding sequence TTGGCGCCTAGACCCAGCGTGCGCCTCGTGGGAACGGGACACGCCGTCCCCGAGCGCGTGCTCACCAACGACGACCTGAGCCGCATCGTGGACACCAGCGACGAGTGGATCACCACGCGGACGGGCATCAAGCGCCGGCACATCGCCGCCGACCACGAGAACAACAGCGACTTCGCCGCCGAGGCCTGCCGCCGCGCGCTCGCCGAGGCGGGCTGCGACGCGGCCGACGTGGACTACCTCTTCGTGGGCACGGTGACCGGCGATCTCATCTTTCCCAGCACGGCCTGCATCGTGCAGGCCAAGATCGGCGCGGAGGGCGCGGCCGCCTGGGACCTGTCGGCGGCCTGCAGCGGCTTCCTCTTCGGCATCGAGCAGGCCACGGCGCTGCTGGCGTCGGGCCGGGGCAAGCGCGCGCTGGTGGTGGGCTCGGAGGTCCTGAGCCGCCTGACGAACTGGAAGGACCGGAGCACCTGCGTCCTCTTCGGCGACGGCGCCGGCGCCGTCCTGCTGGAGGCGGGCGAGCCCGACGGGCGCGGCGTGCTGGCCACCTTCAGCCGCAGCGACGGCCGGCTCACGGAACTGCTCAACGCGCCGGAGGGGGGCAGCGCGTCGCCGCCCACGGCGGAGGTCATCGCCGCGCGGACGAACAAGATCCACATGAAGGGCAACGAGGTCTTCAAGCACGCGGTGCGCAACATGGGCGCGGCGGCGATGGCGGTGCTGGAGGACGCGGGCGTGGCGGCCGAGGAGGTCGCGCTGTTCATCCCGCACCAGGCGAACACGCGCATCATCGACGCGATCGCCAGCCGCCTCGACATTCCCTCGGAGCGCGTCTACGTCAACATCCAGGACTACGGCAACACGAGCGCGGCATCGATTCCCATCGCGCTGGACGAGGCGCGCCGCAACGGCCGCGTGAAGGCCGGCGACCTGGTGCTCATGGCCGCCTTCGGCGGCGGCCTGACCTGGGGCGCCGCGCTCGTGCGGCTCTAG
- a CDS encoding M28 family peptidase: protein MPRRQLLVPLALALLAGAPSALPAASAGRAASADTLRLHEDVFALASEDCAGRRAGTPGNARAREYLLSRLASLGLEPLPGADGLTQPFAVVGVELDSLRGALGTPAGAQVPLQLSVASPFRASASPRVVAWPKGEPAPACGAPTLLIRLGPAGRGEEFSPSSLELEAEAAGAEGVVLVPDPADSTGLFGHYLARTRSRDPRLYALAGAPPTGVLAYADGPGAELLYGMALSTPEGWGLRLPAGRPLALEGVNLVGRLPGEEPSTRVLLLSAHYDHLGVTPEGLFPGADDNVSGVATLLETLELLHGQPHRDELRVLLADGEELGLLGARAYLAAEGKPDRVINLDSVGRAGVDSYRKLRDPSLADARLMIHWSSDAGAPGATRLDAALAARGFAVQAGDGPMFARGGDHWVFAEAGVPADFLFGGFHVDYNTVNDRPERLLLDRLGLLAEALASYCDESLDR, encoded by the coding sequence ATGCCGCGACGTCAGCTTCTCGTCCCCCTCGCCCTCGCGCTCCTCGCGGGCGCGCCGTCCGCCCTCCCCGCCGCCAGCGCCGGGCGGGCCGCCAGCGCTGACACCCTGCGACTGCACGAGGACGTCTTCGCCCTCGCCTCCGAGGACTGCGCCGGGCGCCGCGCCGGGACGCCCGGCAACGCCAGGGCGCGAGAGTACCTGCTCTCCCGGCTGGCGTCCCTCGGGCTGGAGCCTCTCCCCGGCGCCGACGGCCTGACCCAGCCCTTCGCCGTGGTCGGCGTGGAGCTGGACAGCCTGCGCGGCGCGCTGGGCACGCCGGCCGGCGCGCAGGTGCCGCTGCAGCTCAGCGTCGCCTCGCCCTTCCGCGCCAGCGCGTCGCCCCGCGTCGTGGCCTGGCCCAAGGGAGAGCCGGCGCCCGCCTGCGGCGCGCCCACCCTGCTGATCCGGTTGGGGCCCGCCGGCCGCGGCGAGGAGTTCTCGCCCAGTTCGCTCGAGCTGGAGGCGGAGGCGGCCGGCGCGGAGGGCGTCGTGCTGGTGCCCGATCCCGCCGACAGCACCGGCCTCTTCGGCCACTACCTCGCGCGCACGCGCTCGCGCGACCCGCGCCTCTACGCCCTGGCCGGCGCGCCGCCCACGGGGGTGCTCGCCTATGCGGACGGCCCCGGCGCCGAACTGCTCTACGGCATGGCGCTCTCGACTCCCGAGGGCTGGGGGCTGCGCCTGCCCGCGGGACGTCCGCTGGCGCTCGAGGGCGTGAACCTGGTGGGCCGCCTGCCCGGCGAGGAGCCGTCGACGCGCGTGCTGCTGCTCAGCGCTCACTACGATCACCTCGGCGTGACTCCCGAGGGCCTCTTCCCCGGCGCCGACGACAACGTCAGCGGCGTGGCCACCCTGCTCGAGACCCTGGAGCTCCTGCACGGCCAGCCCCACCGCGACGAGCTGCGCGTGCTGCTCGCCGACGGCGAGGAGCTGGGGCTGCTCGGCGCGCGCGCCTACCTGGCGGCGGAGGGCAAGCCGGACCGCGTCATCAACCTGGACTCCGTGGGACGCGCCGGCGTGGACAGCTACCGGAAGCTGCGCGATCCGTCCCTCGCCGATGCCCGGCTGATGATCCACTGGTCCAGCGACGCCGGGGCGCCGGGCGCCACGCGCCTCGATGCCGCGCTCGCGGCACGCGGGTTCGCCGTGCAGGCCGGCGACGGCCCCATGTTCGCGCGCGGCGGGGATCACTGGGTCTTCGCCGAGGCGGGCGTGCCGGCGGACTTCCTCTTCGGGGGCTTTCACGTGGACTACAACACGGTGAACGATCGGCCGGAGCGGCTGCTGCTCGACCGGCTGGGCCTGCTGGCCGAGGCGCTGGCGAGCTACTGCGACGAGTCGCTGGACCGCTAG
- the fabG gene encoding 3-oxoacyl-[acyl-carrier-protein] reductase, protein MAADDALMGKLALVTGGTRGIGLGIVKALRARGCRVALVGSSPERGEAAAAALGGGEDLRGFGCDIGDGEQVAALVEAVRGAMGEVDFLVNNAGLTRDNLFARMKAEEWQRVLDVNLGGAYHFCRALARPFMKQRAGRIVNISSVVGQIGNAGQVNYAASKAGLIGLTKSLAKELAPRGVTANVVAPGFIRTDMTDGLADDVKASLLASIPLGSLGEVEDVAAAVLFLLGPGGRYITGQVLGVNGGMVM, encoded by the coding sequence ATGGCGGCGGACGACGCGCTGATGGGCAAGCTGGCCCTCGTGACCGGCGGCACCCGGGGCATCGGCCTGGGCATCGTGAAGGCCCTGCGCGCGCGGGGTTGCCGCGTGGCCCTGGTGGGCAGCAGCCCCGAGCGGGGCGAGGCGGCGGCGGCGGCGCTCGGCGGCGGTGAGGACCTGCGCGGCTTCGGCTGCGACATCGGCGACGGCGAACAGGTGGCCGCGCTGGTGGAGGCCGTCCGCGGCGCCATGGGCGAGGTGGACTTCCTCGTCAACAACGCCGGGCTGACGCGCGACAACCTCTTCGCGCGCATGAAGGCCGAGGAGTGGCAGCGGGTGCTGGACGTCAACCTGGGCGGCGCGTATCACTTCTGCCGCGCGCTGGCCAGGCCCTTCATGAAGCAGCGGGCCGGGCGCATCGTGAACATCAGCAGCGTGGTGGGACAGATCGGCAACGCGGGCCAGGTGAACTACGCGGCGAGCAAGGCCGGGCTCATCGGTCTGACCAAGAGCCTCGCCAAGGAGCTCGCGCCGCGCGGCGTCACGGCGAACGTGGTGGCGCCGGGATTCATCCGCACGGACATGACCGACGGGCTCGCCGACGACGTGAAGGCGAGCCTGCTGGCGTCGATCCCCCTGGGCAGCCTGGGCGAGGTGGAGGACGTGGCCGCGGCCGTGCTCTTCCTGCTCGGACCGGGCGGCCGCTACATCACCGGGCAGGTGCTGGGCGTCAACGGCGGCATGGTGATGTAG
- a CDS encoding SIMPL domain-containing protein, with the protein MDATPRSLSLGSALLLGLCLVAGLALAGYAVGEGLRHQGAATRTVTVKGLVEQEAKADRALWSLNFRRAGSQPESVQRQLEADRQAAVEFLHAQGFTDDEITRQPIRTVDKLAREYGETSDVGAYRYVATSAVRVDTQQVDRVTQAIGRTETLLSAGVLLDGDASSGANPRYLLSSFNELRPTLLAAATRNARETAQRFADDASTRVGRIRDANQGSIQIFGSDGNNESSPYSPTSTPTKTIRVVSTFEFELE; encoded by the coding sequence ATGGACGCCACGCCCCGCTCCCTCTCGCTCGGTTCCGCCCTCCTGCTGGGGCTGTGCCTCGTCGCGGGCCTGGCCCTGGCGGGCTACGCCGTGGGCGAGGGGCTGCGCCACCAGGGCGCGGCGACGCGGACCGTCACGGTGAAGGGCCTGGTGGAGCAGGAGGCGAAGGCCGATCGGGCGCTCTGGTCCCTGAACTTTCGCCGCGCCGGCTCGCAGCCGGAGTCCGTGCAGCGGCAGCTGGAGGCCGACCGGCAGGCCGCCGTGGAGTTCCTGCACGCGCAGGGCTTCACCGACGACGAGATCACGCGCCAGCCCATCCGCACCGTGGACAAGCTCGCGCGCGAGTACGGCGAGACCAGCGACGTCGGCGCCTATCGCTACGTGGCCACGAGCGCGGTGCGCGTGGACACGCAGCAGGTGGACCGCGTGACCCAGGCCATCGGCCGCACGGAGACGCTCCTCAGCGCCGGCGTCCTCCTCGACGGCGACGCGAGCAGCGGGGCGAATCCGCGCTACCTGCTCAGCAGCTTCAACGAACTGCGCCCCACGCTCCTCGCGGCGGCGACCAGGAACGCGCGCGAGACCGCGCAGCGCTTCGCGGACGACGCGAGCACGCGCGTCGGGCGCATCCGCGACGCGAACCAGGGCTCGATCCAGATCTTCGGGAGCGACGGCAACAACGAGTCCTCGCCCTACAGCCCCACCAGCACGCCGACGAAGACCATCCGCGTGGTCAGCACCTTCGAGTTCGAGCTGGAGTGA
- the fabF gene encoding beta-ketoacyl-ACP synthase II, whose protein sequence is MDSRVVVTGLGLVSPVGQGREATWSALLAGRSGVGLIGAFDTEGYSAKIGAEVKDFDPGEIVEPKERKKTDRFAQFALVAAEEALEQAGLLAEPPDGLRTGVIIGSGIGGMWSFEENHSALIERGPRRVSPFFIPMMIGDIASGLVSMRHGFRGPNYGVVSACATGAHAIADGALQIRAGRADVMVVGGAEATISPMALAGFGNMKALSTRNDDPTRASRPFDAERDGFVMGEGAGILVLENYAHAKARGATILAELLGAGLTADAHHITAPDPEGRGATAAMQRALHEGGLPPEAVGYVNAHGTSTPYNDRVETQAMRNAFGAHAKSLKISSTKSMTGHLLGAAGGLEAGITALVLQRGEIPPTVNYEHPDPDCDLDYVPNTPIKHAVEAAISTSLGFGGHNIVLLLGKAPGER, encoded by the coding sequence ATGGACAGCCGCGTCGTCGTCACCGGCCTGGGGCTGGTCAGCCCCGTCGGTCAGGGTCGCGAGGCGACCTGGTCAGCACTGCTGGCCGGGCGCTCTGGCGTAGGCCTCATCGGCGCCTTCGACACGGAGGGCTACTCCGCGAAGATCGGCGCCGAGGTGAAGGACTTCGATCCAGGCGAGATCGTCGAACCCAAGGAACGCAAGAAGACCGACCGCTTCGCGCAGTTCGCGCTGGTGGCGGCCGAGGAGGCGCTGGAGCAGGCCGGCCTGCTGGCCGAGCCGCCGGACGGCCTGCGCACCGGCGTGATCATCGGCTCGGGCATCGGCGGCATGTGGAGCTTCGAGGAGAACCACAGCGCGCTGATCGAGCGCGGTCCGCGGCGGGTGAGTCCCTTCTTCATCCCGATGATGATCGGCGACATCGCGTCGGGGCTCGTGTCCATGCGGCACGGCTTCCGCGGCCCCAACTACGGCGTGGTCTCCGCCTGCGCCACGGGCGCGCACGCCATCGCGGACGGCGCGCTGCAGATCCGCGCGGGCCGGGCCGACGTGATGGTGGTGGGCGGCGCGGAGGCGACCATCAGCCCCATGGCGCTCGCCGGCTTCGGCAACATGAAGGCGCTGTCCACGCGCAACGACGATCCCACCCGCGCCAGCCGTCCCTTCGACGCCGAGCGCGACGGCTTCGTCATGGGCGAGGGCGCCGGCATCCTGGTCCTCGAGAACTACGCGCACGCGAAGGCGCGCGGCGCGACGATCCTCGCGGAGCTGCTCGGCGCGGGGCTGACCGCCGACGCGCATCACATCACTGCCCCCGATCCGGAGGGACGCGGCGCGACGGCCGCCATGCAGCGCGCGCTCCACGAGGGCGGCTTGCCGCCGGAGGCCGTGGGTTACGTCAACGCGCACGGCACCAGCACGCCCTACAACGACCGCGTGGAGACGCAGGCGATGCGCAACGCCTTCGGCGCGCACGCGAAGTCGCTGAAGATCAGCAGCACCAAGTCCATGACGGGACACCTGCTCGGCGCGGCCGGCGGTCTGGAGGCGGGCATCACCGCCCTGGTGCTCCAGCGGGGGGAGATTCCGCCCACCGTGAACTACGAGCATCCGGATCCAGACTGCGACCTGGACTACGTCCCCAACACGCCCATCAAGCACGCGGTGGAGGCGGCGATCAGCACCTCCCTCGGCTTCGGCGGGCACAACATCGTGCTGCTGCTGGGCAAGGCTCCGGGCGAGCGCTGA
- the rnc gene encoding ribonuclease III has protein sequence MARFQERLGYRFKDPELLFLALTHRSYAFQEGMERQASNERLEFLGDAVLGLAINVALVRELPEADEGSLTKLKSLLASRVVLASVAGDLELGAVLRLSANEEESGGRSRDSILADAFEAVLGAIYLDGGLTPARRLVAARVLSRKEEFLADESHRNYKSLLQERVQSVYKTPPRYRVGATHGPDHSKDFEVEVLVLGEVVGEGSGRSKKDAEQDAARVALERLDDDAAGFPSPPTDAPDAGH, from the coding sequence CTGGCGCGGTTCCAGGAGCGGCTCGGCTACCGCTTCAAGGATCCGGAGCTGCTCTTCCTCGCGTTGACCCACCGCTCCTACGCCTTCCAGGAGGGCATGGAGCGGCAGGCCAGCAACGAGCGCCTCGAGTTCCTCGGCGACGCGGTGCTGGGCCTCGCGATCAACGTCGCGCTGGTGCGCGAGCTGCCCGAGGCGGACGAAGGCTCCCTCACCAAGCTCAAGAGTCTGCTGGCGAGCCGCGTCGTGCTGGCGTCCGTGGCGGGGGATCTCGAGCTCGGCGCGGTCCTGCGCCTCAGCGCCAACGAGGAGGAGAGCGGCGGCCGCAGCCGCGACTCGATCCTCGCGGACGCCTTCGAGGCGGTGCTCGGCGCGATCTACCTCGACGGCGGGCTCACGCCCGCCCGGCGCCTCGTGGCCGCGCGCGTGCTCTCGCGCAAGGAGGAGTTCCTCGCCGACGAGAGCCACCGCAACTACAAGTCGCTGCTCCAGGAGCGCGTGCAGTCCGTCTACAAGACGCCCCCGCGCTATCGCGTCGGCGCCACCCACGGGCCCGACCACTCCAAGGACTTCGAGGTGGAAGTCCTGGTGCTGGGCGAGGTGGTGGGAGAAGGCAGCGGGCGCAGCAAGAAGGATGCGGAGCAGGACGCCGCGCGCGTCGCCCTCGAGCGCCTCGACGACGACGCGGCCGGCTTCCCGTCGCCGCCGACGGACGCGCCCGACGCCGGCCACTAG
- the acpP gene encoding acyl carrier protein gives MASIEERVHQIIEKELGVNPEQITPTASFIDDLGADSLDTVELVMAFEEEFGMEISDEDAEKLTNVQAVVEYLKATVSEA, from the coding sequence ATGGCATCGATCGAAGAGCGTGTGCATCAGATCATCGAGAAGGAACTGGGCGTCAATCCCGAGCAGATCACCCCGACGGCCTCCTTCATCGACGACCTGGGCGCGGACTCCCTGGACACCGTCGAGCTGGTCATGGCTTTCGAGGAAGAGTTCGGGATGGAGATTTCGGACGAGGACGCCGAGAAGCTCACCAACGTGCAGGCCGTGGTGGAGTATCTGAAAGCCACCGTTTCCGAGGCCTAG
- the fabD gene encoding ACP S-malonyltransferase, whose amino-acid sequence MLRRPMIFPGQASQFVGMGQELFAGDAATARLFADAEARVQLPLGALCFEGPLERLTETRHAQPAILLVSIACQDYLARHGVAPSVVAGHSLGEYSALVAAGVIEPLRALELVALRGRLMFASGEKTPGTMAAVMGLTREAVERCCAEAAEGEVLQLANVNSPEQLVISGAVAAVERGMAACSAAGAAKVVPLTVSGAFHSALMASAAEELGEALRATPFRNASAPVIPNVTAAPTTDGDRLRELLIEQLTRPVLWVESMQALRTVDETDPLEVGPGKVLMGLMRRIDRGARVASLGDKAALDDWLAASGARAAE is encoded by the coding sequence ATGCTTCGTCGCCCGATGATCTTTCCCGGCCAGGCCTCGCAGTTCGTGGGCATGGGCCAGGAGCTCTTCGCCGGGGACGCCGCGACCGCGCGGCTCTTCGCCGACGCGGAGGCGCGCGTGCAGCTGCCGCTCGGCGCGCTCTGCTTCGAGGGACCGCTGGAGCGCCTCACCGAGACGCGCCACGCGCAGCCGGCCATCCTGCTGGTCAGCATCGCCTGCCAGGACTACCTGGCGCGGCACGGGGTGGCGCCGAGCGTCGTGGCCGGTCACAGCCTGGGGGAGTACAGCGCCCTGGTGGCGGCCGGCGTGATCGAACCGCTGCGGGCGCTGGAGCTGGTGGCCCTGCGCGGACGCCTGATGTTCGCCAGCGGCGAGAAGACGCCCGGCACGATGGCCGCGGTGATGGGCCTCACGCGCGAGGCCGTCGAGCGCTGCTGCGCGGAGGCGGCCGAGGGCGAGGTGCTGCAGCTCGCCAACGTCAACAGCCCCGAGCAGCTCGTGATCAGCGGGGCCGTCGCCGCCGTGGAGCGCGGCATGGCGGCCTGCAGCGCGGCGGGCGCGGCGAAGGTGGTGCCGCTCACGGTGAGCGGGGCGTTCCACTCGGCGCTCATGGCGTCGGCGGCGGAGGAACTCGGCGAGGCGCTGCGCGCGACGCCCTTCAGGAACGCGTCGGCGCCGGTCATCCCCAACGTGACGGCCGCGCCCACCACCGACGGCGACCGTCTGCGCGAACTGCTCATCGAGCAGCTCACGCGCCCCGTGCTCTGGGTGGAGTCCATGCAGGCGCTGCGCACGGTGGACGAGACCGACCCGCTGGAAGTCGGCCCCGGCAAGGTGCTGATGGGCCTCATGCGCCGCATCGACCGCGGCGCGCGCGTGGCGTCGCTCGGCGACAAGGCCGCCCTGGACGACTGGCTCGCCGCGAGCGGGGCCAGGGCCGCGGAGTGA
- a CDS encoding HNH endonuclease translates to MDARALGQHVLVLDAGYQPVNIVSARRAMVLLVSGRAVAVEESGLVIRSAQAEWRLPRIIRLFIAIAHRVYRVVRVQLNRRNLYARDRFICQYCGSAVGPFTIDHVVPKSRRTPEYPRGGPTHWENCVTCCTACNHRKGNRLPAEAGMRLLTTPREPRWLPPLLFRRFLGDAMHQSWEAYLYQR, encoded by the coding sequence GTGGACGCGCGGGCCCTGGGACAGCATGTCCTCGTCCTGGATGCGGGCTACCAGCCCGTCAACATCGTGAGCGCGCGGCGCGCGATGGTCCTGCTGGTGAGCGGGCGCGCCGTGGCGGTGGAGGAGTCCGGCCTCGTGATCCGGTCGGCCCAGGCGGAGTGGCGCCTGCCGCGGATCATCCGGCTCTTCATCGCCATCGCGCACCGGGTCTATCGCGTGGTGCGGGTGCAGCTGAATCGCAGGAACCTCTACGCCCGCGACCGGTTCATCTGCCAGTACTGCGGGAGCGCCGTGGGGCCCTTCACCATCGACCACGTCGTGCCGAAGAGCCGGCGCACCCCCGAGTACCCGCGGGGCGGACCCACCCACTGGGAGAACTGCGTGACCTGCTGCACGGCCTGCAACCATCGCAAGGGCAACCGGCTGCCGGCCGAGGCCGGGATGCGCCTGCTGACGACGCCGCGGGAGCCGCGCTGGCTGCCGCCCCTGCTCTTCCGCCGCTTCCTCGGCGACGCCATGCATCAGAGCTGGGAAGCCTACCTCTACCAGCGATGA